From a single Drosophila sulfurigaster albostrigata strain 15112-1811.04 chromosome 3, ASM2355843v2, whole genome shotgun sequence genomic region:
- the LOC133840363 gene encoding uncharacterized protein LOC133840363 isoform X3, translating into MGDLQATIEFSVELHKFFNVDLFQRGLYQVRCGLRVSPRLPVQVETSIPDASGKPNLNGHGAGVVDPTSDSEREHEQPSPEDAGTTVMGNGNGIVNGNGHGNGNGNGSGNGNGNSSGNGSCTSASIINGSGASRIFQILYRNEEVPLRDVIHFRSHLLVDSRHLKESIERAEFSLQLELWFAEQNGSANLSLASTRNLQLNFHPGRGLHYHLPVLFDYFHLAAISVGIHASLVALHQPYINAPRSSKPWSAGKLSCRGNTSPGPLEAVFFGPQIGGTTKCSGGPTGRLLQSRQIHRDICSLLLGAIEQLKATLNEFSTVLPPSINSQIGSPPLRENDTGERLQQLMEQAKLLEAEDDFATLANSDIAQLCAESIFWWRRVLLASRSSTAVHTLLARKHHILRVRRFAEGFFVLEQPRHAAAGCHDLNSSPGQQNCQGYAGIAELARRSRYLQSLPPLPVHCTPIDGDAASLPLIFEDRYVVPGSSYGRRRSGSDPQLDETSTVARKKSTVPDKTHSSSSLNGTKDCLACHFDYDYPASNGNGPAHPHAKCVVTPRFALGGEVLQASLTIAPSNKEAQPVALRHNLSRHSVTGLLEDLDVDEATLPTRHSKSLDQLDGNVETPVLAQSACNPRQVSYNTLPAGLARLQADDLMRNICEFRQRYGHHGKFDYLNEIKLLNPPKQQQQQQPQQSQQQPQSMAAYNSLPKSMVPPRNSYPPPPPSQYTTMPRSSSSQIPRAVEIARVRVSDIKEMLRQGQEQQQQQQQQLRKESSSSESDMMQKLQLLSSSSVPFRLDATTTTAANSNNNTNSSDPNTSGFSESLPNLAPPPEFDSDVRRQRSNSTSSLSEESGWVSSRRSSLAISSPDTITSTGQQHRQHQRHTQLNLGMGMGLETRLNGEQLRLRLQKLLDQQQLQQQQPHKPTRKRQSAGNSQSRTPARQPQQQELHKKTSSVTLTIKKERSRYQLDRLRHLPNGESTEVEDLERPPPRHHRQNRHKATNNNNNSNANKCEKSKSDFDITSLKDLQPLETLCLPPPQQFQDQDQEQELAPLVVAPPPPDEFRDPPPEPAPVTAPALAPAQAPLPAAVPLPAPVALSKPKSKVLACHVVHAPPLKERQPIGAIDNPVYHIYESLRPMSTPAIFSNKPVLKSHSLAELKRPAQQQPQQQQSQQQQHQCKQPLPENEADIEQDENKENSNGQLQLTRGKPTNGSVSKHKRKAQQSNQEQSPSISLLEFEKCREEFRKQIKYQGNIYSDYVQLASELPYFYISDEYRAFSPNGMHLVICVHGLDGNSADLRLVRTYLELGLPGVNLEFLMSERNQGDTFSDFDTMTDRLVAEILYHIDSCGLNPARISFVAHSLGTIIVRSALARPQMRPLLPRLHTFLSLSGPHLGTLYNTSGLVNMGMWFMQKWKKSGSLLQLCMRDTTDMRNSFLYRLSQRSTLHHFSNILLCGSSQDRYVPAHSARLELCKAAMRDTSSLGTIYREMVHNVIAPILARPELTLARFDVHHALPHTANTLIGRAAHIAVLDSELFIEKFMLIAGLKYFS; encoded by the exons ATGGGCGACCTCCAGGCTACTATTGAGTTCTCCGTCGAGCTGCACAAATTCTTCAATGTCGATCTCTTTCAACGCGG GCTCTATCAGGTGCGCTGCGGACTGCGCGTGTCGCCACGCCTACCCGTCCAGGTGGAGACAAGTATTCCCGATGCCAGTGGCAAGCCGAATCTGAACGGACATGGAGCCGGCGTCGTTGATCCGACCAGCGATAGCGAGCGCGAACATGAGCAGCCATCGCCGGAGGATGCTGGCACAACGGTGATGGGCAACGGCAACGGTATTGTGAATGGCAACGGGCATGGAAATGGCAACGGGAATGGGAGTGGGAATGGCAATGGGAACAGCAGTGGAAACGGCAGTTGCACATCCGCATCCATAATCAATGGCAGCGGCGCCTCGCGCATTTTTCAGATACTCTATCGCAACGAAGAGGTGCCGCTACGGGATGTCATACACTTTCGCAGCCATCTGCTGG TTGACAGCCGTCACCTGAAGGAGTCCATCGAACGAGCCGAGTTCTCGCTGCAGCTGGAACTTTGGTTTGCCGAGCAGAATGGAAGCGCCAACTTGTCGTTGGCCTCCACACGCAATTTGCAGTTGAACTTTCATCCGGGACGCGGTCTTCATTATCATCTGCCGGTGCTCTTCGACTACTTCCACTTGGCGGCCATCAGTGTGGGCATTCATGCCAGTCTCGTTGCCCTCCATCAGCCATACATCAA TGCGCCACGCAGCTCGAAGCCTTGGAGTGCCGGCAAACTGAGCTGTCGTGGCAACACTTCACCTGGTCCACTTGAAGCCGTCTTCTTTGGCCCCCAAATCGGTGGCACAACCAAATGCAGTGGCGGACCAACTGGACGATTGCTTCAGTCCCGGCAAATACATCGCGATATCTGTAGCCTGCTTTTGGGCGCCATCGAACAGCTGAAGGCAACGCTCAATGAATTCAGCACGGTTCTGCCACCGAGCATCAATTCGCAGATTGGTTCTCCGCCTCTGCGGGAGAACGACACCGGAGagcgactgcagcagctgaTGGAGCAGGCCAAG CTCCTGGAGGCAGAGGATGACTTTGCCACGCTGGCCAACTCGGACATCGCTCAGTTGTGCGCGGAAAGCATCTTCTGGTGGCGTCGCGTGCTGCTCGCCTCGCGATCCTCGACAGCGGTGCACACGCTTCTCGCCCGGAAGCATCACATACTTCGCGTGCGTCGCTTTGCCGAGGGTTTCTTTGTGCTGGAGCAGCCACGACATGCGGCTGCTGGTTGCCACGATCTCAACAGCAGTCCAGGGCAGCAGAATTGTCAGGGCTACGCAGGAATTGCGGAGTTGGCGCGACGCAGTCGCTATCTGCAatcgctgccgccgctgcccgTTCACTGCACGCCCATCGATGGGGATGCGGCTTCGTTACCGCTGATCTTCGAGGATCGCTATGTGGTGCCCGGATCGAGCTATGGACGTCGCCGCTCTGGCAGCGATCCCCAGCTGGACGAGACGTCGACGGTGGCGAGGAAGAAGTCGACGGTGCCGGATAAAACGCATTCGTCGAGCAGCCTGAATGGCACCAAGGATTGCCTTGCCTGTCACTTTGACTACGACTATCCGGCGAGCAATGGCAACGGTCCAGCGCATCCGCATGCCAAGTGCGTGGTCACTCCACGCTTTGCCCTGGGCGGAGAAGTACTCCAAGCCAGCTTGACCATTGCACCGAGTAACAAAGAGGCGCAACCTGTGGCGTTGCGTCACAATCTGTCCAGACACTCGGTGACGGGATTGCTCGAGGATCTCGATGTGGATGAGGCAACGTTGCCCACGCGGCACAGCAAGTCGCTGGATCAACTCGATGGTAACGTGGAGACGCCAGTGTTGGCCCAGTCAGCGTGTAATCCTCGCCAGGTCAGCTATAACACGTTGCCAGCGGGTTTGGCGCGTCTTCAGGCCGATGATCTGATGCGCAATATTTGCGAGTTCCGACAGCGTTACGGACATCACGGCAAGTTTGATTACCTCAACGAGATCAAGCTGCTCAATCCGcccaagcaacagcaacaacagcaaccccagcaatcacagcagcaaccacaatcGATGGCTGCTTATAATTCGCTGCCCAAGAGCATGGTTCCACCTCGTAATTCGTATCCACCGCCACCTCCTAGTCAGTACACGACAATGCCCAGGAGCAGCAGCTCGCAGATACCACGTGCTGTGGAGATTGCTCGCGTGCGTGTCTCGGACATCAAGGAGATGTTGCGCCAGGGacaggaacagcagcaacaacagcagcaacagctgcgcaAGGAGTCGAGTAGCTCGGAGAGCGACATGATGCAGAAGCTGCAGTTGCTCAGCTCCAGCAGCGTGCCCTTTCGCCTGGATGCCACCACAACGACggcagccaacagcaacaacaacacaaacagcagcgaTCCCAACACAAGTGGTTTCAGTGAATCGTTGCCGAATCTGGCGCCGCCACCTGAATTCGATTCGGATGTGCGACGACAGCGCAGCAATTCGACTTCATCGCTGAGCGAAGAGAGCGGTTGGGTCAGCAGTCGACGCAGTTCGTTGGCCATCTCCAGTCCGGATACGATCACGAGCACGGGGCAACAACATCGCCAGCATCAGCGACACACGCAACTCAATCTGGGCATGGGAATGGGACTGGAGACGCGACTGAATGGCGAGCagctgcgattgcgattgcagAAGTTGCTcgatcagcagcagctgcagcagcagcaaccacacaAACCCACCAGGAAACGTCAGTCAGCGGGCAACAGTCAAAGTCGAACTCCGGCCCgacaaccgcagcagcaggagctgcaCAAGAAAACCTCTTCGGTGACGCTGACCATCAAGAAGGAGCGTTCTCGGTATCAACTCGATCGTCTGCGGCATTTGCCCAATGGCGAGTCCACCGAGGTGGAGGATTTAGAGCGACCACCGCCACGTCATCATCGCCAGAATCGCCACAaggcaaccaacaacaacaacaacagtaatgCAAACAAATGCGAAAAGTCCAAGTCGGACTTTGATATTACAAGCTTGAAAGATTTGCAGCCACTGGAAACTTTGTGTTTGCCGCCACCGCAACAGTTTCAGGATCAGGATCAAGAGCAAGAATTGGCGCCTTTGGTTGTGGCGCCGCCGCCGCCGGATGAGTTCAGGGATCCGCCTCCAGAACCAGCGCCAGTCACAGCTCCAGCTCTAGCTCCAGCTCAAGCTCCTTTGCCAGCTGCAGTTCCCTTGCCAGCTCCCGTTGCGTTGTCCAAGCCAAAGAGCAAAGTGTTGGCCTGTCATGTGGTGCATGCTCCGCCGTTGAAGGAACGTCAACCGATTGGCGCCATTGACAATCCAGTGTATCACATCTACGAGTCACTGCGTCCCATGTCCACGCCGGCCATCTTCAGCAACAAGCCAGTGCTCAAGTCGCACAGTTTGGCGGAGCTGAAGCGTCctgcacagcagcaaccacagcagcagcaatcgcaacagcagcaacatcaatgcAAGCAACCGCTGCCGGAGAACGAAGCTGACATCGAGCAGGATGAAAACAAGGAGAACTCCAATGGTCAGCTGCAACTCACACGTGGCAAACCAACGAACGGTTCCGTCTCCAAGCACAAGCGCAAGGCGCAGCAATCGAATCAGGAGCAGAGTCCCAGCATTTCACTTTTGGAGTTCGAAAAGTGTCGCGAGGAATTCCGCAAGCAGATCAAGTATCAGGGCAACATTTACTCCGACTATGTGCAGCTCGCCTCGGAGTTGCCCTATTTCTACATCAGCGACGAATATCGCGCCTTCTCGCCCAATGGCATGCATCTCGTCATCTGTGTCCATGGCCTCGATGGCAACTCTGCGGATCTGCGGCTAGTACGCACCTATCTGGAGTTGGGATTGCCTGGAGTTAATCTCGAGTTTCTCATGTCGGAGCGCAATCAGGGCGACACATTCTCCGACTTTGATACCATGACTGATcg GCTGGTAGCCGAGATCCTCTATCACATCGACAGCTGCGGGCTGAACCCAGCGCGCATCTCCTTTGTGGCACATTCGCTAGGCACCATCATCGTGCGCAGTGCTTTGGCGAGACCTCAAATGCGTCCACTCTTGCCGCGACTCCACACCTTCCTCTCGCTTTCTGGGCCTCATCTGGGCACGCTTTACAACACAAGCGGGCTAGTTAATATGG GCATGTGGTTCATGCAGAAGTGGAAGAAGTCGGGTTCGCTGCTGCAGCTCTGTATGCGTGACACAACGGACATGCGCAACAGCTTCCTCTACCGGCTGAGCCAGCGCAGCACTCTGCATCACTTCAGCAACATTCTGCTCTGCGGTTCCAGCCAGGATCGCTATGTCCCCGCGCACTCAGCGCGTCTGGAACTCTGCAAGGCTGCCATGCGTGATACTTCTTCATTGGGCACGATCTACAG GGAAATGGTGCACAATGTGATTG